The Streptomyces phaeolivaceus genome has a window encoding:
- a CDS encoding SRPBCC family protein, which translates to MDWCHYRFRSHWTLPAPPAAVYDALQRADDYPRWWPQVREVSRIDDTTGTIRIRSFLPYDLAFTAREVRRDATAGILEIEMTGDLDGWARWTLTADGTGTLARYDQEVDVTKPLMRRLAVPGRPVFRANHALMMRAGRRGLLAYLTTHGQAV; encoded by the coding sequence ATGGACTGGTGCCACTACCGCTTCCGCAGCCACTGGACCCTGCCCGCGCCGCCCGCCGCCGTGTACGACGCGCTCCAGCGGGCCGACGACTACCCGCGCTGGTGGCCGCAGGTCCGCGAGGTGAGCCGGATCGACGACACCACCGGCACCATCCGAATCCGCTCGTTCCTGCCGTACGACCTCGCCTTCACCGCACGGGAGGTACGGCGCGACGCGACGGCCGGGATCCTGGAGATCGAGATGACCGGCGACCTCGACGGCTGGGCCCGCTGGACGCTCACCGCCGACGGCACCGGCACCCTCGCCCGCTACGACCAGGAGGTCGACGTCACCAAGCCCCTGATGAGACGGCTCGCCGTACCGGGGAGGCCCGTGTTCCGCGCCAACCACGCGCTGATGATGCGGGCAGGACGACGAGGACTCCTCGCGTACCTCACGACCCACGGACAAGCGGTTTGA